Genomic window (Alligator mississippiensis isolate rAllMis1 chromosome 4, rAllMis1, whole genome shotgun sequence):
actGCAATTTTCTGCGCACTGATGCATGTCGCCGCGTGTACAACTGCACAAGACACAGTACAGTGCAtgtcagctcacatgcagagAAGACTCGAAAatcaaaaaggtatgtgtataaatgccctgtgaGAGAAAAGGATTGGAGGGGACAATTTTTAAGGCTATTTTCTAAAGAGCTTCCTGCAAATGCATGATGCTGGCCTCAATGGCCCTGTGTTCTAAATGTCTAAAGCTGtacaccaggggttttcaaccttttttaataagtgtacccctgtcagctccctttttaataagtgtacccggGCGGGgcggtggcaagcagccagacacTGAGCGAAGGGGTGGCGAGTGGCAGCAGAGCAGCGTCTGCGcggccctgctctcaccccaccctggacctgttcctgggaggcagcggcgcagggtggcagtgctccatccccatccACCCCCACATACCCCCTAGGATCTTTCAAactacccccaggggtacgtgtacccccggttgacaacccctgatgtACAGCATACGTCATCATATTTGGGAACGTACATTAGGACAAATATACTCAAGAGGTTTCCTCTTAGATGTAATCAAAGTAAAACGGTATTTTTGTTCCAAATCTTTTCCTAGCCATTGGCTGTATGGTGGTGGCATGCTGAGCTCACTGCCTTATCAGAAATACTGCGGCTGAAGCCTGCGCTGGCACGGCTCCAGGGCCAAGAGAGTGAACGCTCTTCGGTGCCTTGGctgttccccagctgccaaatttggtggtgggaaggTAGGTGGGGGGACAAACAGCAACAGCATTCATGCCCTGGGTCCCAGAGCCATACCAGCGCAGGATCCAGCAACTGTGTGGACAAGCCAATAACTTTGGAGAACTTGCTGCATAATGTGCAACATAGCTGAATGGGGCTGCCCCTCACCATAATGTGACCTGATCCTGTCCCACGGAAATTGTGTAAGTGCATATAGCTGACATGTTCAACATTAAAGGATTTGGAGTATGAAAGCTGCTCCGACCACTGGAAGTCCAGTGCGTTGGAGGTTTGATTAACGAatctgctggggcctggcaatGACGGTGCTCCAGCACCCTCCCGCACTTCAGGTATCAttgtcccggcacttaaaaacaGTGGCGACGCTTGAACTAGAGCTcagtgaatgagctttagttcaagtgcccccaacGTCACTTTGAAGCGTGGGGGCGCTGATCCGTAAGGTgcagcggtgctttaattagagccactaaGGCTAGGGGAGATGTCACTCACGTGATTGGGAACAGGTTTAAACCCctagcacaacagaagttcagtgcacagaaactggtttcaaaatgggcAAAACCGGTATAAGATACACTTGGGGGGATGCAGTATCAgccttcactgatttaggttaagctGGTGTGTGCACGTGTTAAGTTcgtgtgtatatgcgtgtgttaAGCTTGCGTGTCTGCATGTGTTTTAAGATGGGGGAGGTGTGCGCGCGCAAGTGTGCGTTTGCGTCCGTCACCCTTTGTGGCGTCACAAAGCGGATTGCAGCGCAGCACAAGCCCCACCCGGCCCCTCCCATCGACCATCCACGCATCGATTGCCCCTGCCTGCTCCGCggctcctccccccgccccctcgaTCAGCGCGAGCGTCCGCTCGTCTTGCCTGTTCCtcgcggccccgccccgccccgcgcgctcGGCGCTCCCGGCATCGATGCGCTCGGCGCTCCCCTGCGCCGCCGTCGCCGCCATCTTACAGGAAGCGCCGGGCCGGTAGGAGCGCGCggcaccctctcccctgcccgccccccccccccccacccctgtgtcgGCGCCACGGTCGCTCAGCCCGGTGCCGCCTGTCTTGTGTTGCAGGAGCGGCGGCGAGGAGAGGAGCCCGCGCCGCGGCCATGGCCGGTGTGAGTAGCTGCGCGGCCCTGGGCAGCCCCGGCCCTGCGGGCCCGAGCGCGGCGCAGGCCGGCCCTTGGCCCCTGGAGCCCGGCCTGGCGTGGGGGcgctggccctgcctggcccccgtTGGGGACGGTGCCGAGCGGTTCGCGGGAAGCGCTGGAGACAGCCCGCCGGGGCCCGTCTCCCAACTCCCTGCTGCCTTCATGCGGCTCGTAGACATCAAGGGCCGCGCCCGGCAGATCacggagtccgaccccctgctgtgggcagcgATACTGCTGAGGGCAAACGGTCCCCgcgaggtgtctgtccagtctgaTCTGGACGACGTCCACGTCTGCTCCCTATCCTGGTCGCCCTGACCGCAGAGAAATCCTTCCTTGCGTCCACCCTGAAACCTTCCTCTGACCGTTTATGgctgctgctccttgtcctgccctgGGGCGCCCCAGTGAGCAGGgtttctcccagctcccgatgttgaccccttacgtacttataaACAGCCATTGAGTCCGCCCTCCATCAAGACCCGTTAGTCTTTCCTCAtcaggtttgtcctccaggcctgTCATGGTTCCTGTGGCCCCTTCCCTGGACCCTTTCACAATTTTGCACGTCTGTTTTTGATGTGAACCGAACACGGTACTCTTGCACTGCAGGGTTAATTTTTAGGAAAGGAACTGAAGCTTTTTAGGGGCCGTTAATACACGGGCACTttgaggtccaaggatggagacgccCACATGAGCGTCATTAGCAAACGCACCCAAATCCTCCAGTTGACACTTGTGGGCATatcccctggtgtaaaaggtagggcagaggcagaggtgcACCCAGCAGACCAACCTAATCAGGCAAGCATAATGAGCACAAGTGAACCATATTTAGTTTTTTATTAATGAATTAACTGCATAAAGTGAACTGTTACTCATGAATGCTTGTGCATCTCTGAtacagttagtctataaggtgtctCTCTGCCTTGTCTTCTGCCCAGCTTCTGACTCACAAGGCTAGGGATGTAAAAGGTTAAACAATAATTATATTTATACTGTTCAGCTCCCAGCTCGGTCAGTGCTACCCgctgctgggggagcagctgctgcaggggcagcatgagagcagccctggatccaggctgcagcatcacacGACTGCAGGGAAGTAACAAGCAGTTACCTGGGGGAGTGGAGCCGGGCAAAGTTACATAGCAGAGCTGACAGCACTTAAATAGCGAGTGCCGCAGCAGGGTTGCCACTGGGtgctgtgggggtgggctgcGCAGAGCCAGGTCCACCCCCCACATAACACCCACAGGGGCTTCCGCCTGCTGGACAGCCACGCTACACCCAGACAGTGCCTTCAGTCCATAGACACCCAGAGCCCCAGGTGGCCCCTCCTGCCCATCTGCCTGTCCCCTGGGCTCTGGTAGCCACTGCTCAGCAGGGTCATATGGTGAATGGACGTGTTGCACAGGATCACACCCGCGGGCAGAGCATCCTCTGCTAGGAGCCACAGCACCAGGGCAAGCCCTCAGCTGAGTGGGAGGAGTGTAGTGCCAGTCTGGCTGCATCCAAATGGGGAAGGAAACAGATATCCACAGACTGGAGACACTACCTGAGCATGGCACAGCTGTCCTAATAGGTGGGAGCCCCTGTGGGTGctttgtgggtggggggaagggcacctggctctgtgcagcccactcCTGTGGCACCTAAAGCATCTGCTGCTGCACTCGCTCCTATTTAAGCCCTGCCAGAGCCACTCCCCCAGCACTGGACATCCCTGAGTCAGGggccctgccaccctgccctgctgctgctagtgCCATTGCCTGCCCACTCCCACGCTTACCCCGTGGAGCCTGCTGATTTCACGGGAATTTGCTGCAATCCCGCATATCAtctcagccctggctccctgcactgccctgcctctcTATCGTGGAACTGTTTAATTGTTTAACCAATATCATTAGAGGAGATTaaatgtgtaatttttttaaacaatatttacatctccCTTGTGTAAAGTTATGTACATGCATTTCTCTAAAAACTAGTCTCTTTGTGCCATATACTTTATTCCCTGGACTATATCCCAGTTAGTGTTGCCAATTAACTATCCTCCTCTGCTTGTTAATTGGTGGCTAATGTAAGCAACAGTTCTGCTTTTCACAGAGTTATATGGGGGGGAGGTTGTCTTGTTACACACACGGATAGTTGCAGGTTATGTATGGTGATGTTTTGCATGTAACATCTATACATATCTATAATAGTTCTTGTAAGGTTTGATATTAGTGCTTGAGTTCGGGCTTCTTAAAGTAAAGCATTTTGGGGATTCAGGGTGAACTTGATCACTTTTTACTAGGGACATCTTTTGAATTTATTAGAATATTTGGCTTATACAATTTAAGGCGCAATTTCATGCAAATACTTGCGTGTGTCAAAAGTTTAAACTTACGTGTTTTAATGTCTTCAGGATTGGGTAATTACTGCTATAGATATTAGATAGATATTGGTTAACTGCATACACAGGGTATGTGAGTCCTCACCACTTAAGGCCTATGTTCTGATTATTTAGGCAGAATCCTGACTTTAAGCATATGAGAAGTTTTATTGAAGTAAGAAAGTCTATTGAGATATTTAAAAGTAAGCTTGCATATCTGTTTGTCTAGGATTGCCATCTCCAGGCTTCAATAACTTTTCAAAGTATTTCCATTTTAGACAATTGCAGCATAATGCCCAAATATTCTGTAGCAAGCTGAAAGATTTTCATGAAGAGCTGGTTTCTGATACTGCAATCTAGTGGGTGAAAATACTGGGGTAGCTGCAGGCACATTAAAAATGTAAAGTTCTGTTGAATAAAATATGATGTGAACTCCTTGGCATGTTGGCATAGTTTAATTTGGTGTTGAATTCAATTTTATGCTTTATCGTTTTGAATATGCTACAGACTTTTGTATAGGGAGACTAGAACTGATTATAGGGGAAAAACAACTTTTAAAGCAAGGGATCAGATTGGAGTTGTGACCATAGGAATATTAGCTGGAGATCTGTttttagcaaaaataaataaataaaatagttatCATTATTGATATTTAAATTAAGTATTGGAGTTCACCCACCTTATTATTTGGAGTTATTTCAGGTGGATTACAGACTCAGGAAAACAACACTATCTTCTGTAGTTCATGTTTTTGGGGCTTTCTTTTTATAGGGCTAGATCTGTTCCTGTAAATACAATGTTGGATTTGGAACACAGTTCTGGACATGATGCTAATTGCCTGGCAAATTCCAGGATTGCACAAGAGCTGTATGACTTGCTGATAACCCATATACTGGCATGTTTGAAGTTGAAAGTATCTGCAAAACAAAATAATGTCTGTTGTACTAATCTTAGGACTTCCATCTATAACTCTGTAGCATCACAGAAACATACCATAGCAGTAATtccactgcctgtctcttttGATACATGTATGCCTTGTTTATTCTAaggtttttgtgtttgtttttttcatttttggactGTAAAAGAAATCTATATGCACTCTGAGTACTTGGCAGTCTTCTGGGCACAAGCTGTCATAGCAGTATAAAATGGCAGTATTATTGGCTTTTCAAGAATCCTGTTGTAATTTTACATAATGGGGGTGTGCTAGTTCTTAGTGCAAAGTACTGAAACTTTCAATCAGTGTTCCCTGTGTTGATTTTGTCTAGTGTTATAGGGGTTTGGGCTTTTATTAAGTGTtataacacaaaacaaaataatatttgCTTAGGCAGCCAAAGGTATGTGGATATGCTGTCTCCCTTTGCTTCTTCTTCCTTCTAATCATAGCTGGGGATGGGCTTCTACTTTTATCAAAAGCAGGACAATTTTTCTTCAAAACAATGCAACCTTTTCTTTATAGAGCAAATTTTTGTTTTATAGTTCTTTATTTTTACTTGTAGTATGATGTTCACTTCTCATTTTTTGTCGTCTTTAGGTGCTCTGTAACAGAGCAAGACTGGTGACCTACCTGCCAGGATTTTATTCCTTAGTCAGAAGGATAGTAAATCCCAAGGCTTTTTCTACAGCAGGATCCTCTGGCTCAGATGAGCCTTACGTTGCTGCTACACCTCCTGATATatgtaagaaaaaaagaattgcatTTATGTTCTATTGATACCTAATATCCGAAAACTAGCAGTctatctctaaaaaaaaaaaaaaaaaaagacatttttttttcctgcatggtAAGGCACTTGATTTTGCTTAAAGCCTGGGCTATCTTCTATATTACATGATTGCATTGCAATGACTGTTTGACTCTTAAAATCACATTTTTCCCAACATGAAAACTAATAAAAACATTCACTTTTTGACAGATCCAAGAACTGTGTGGCCTGATGAAGTAATGGGACCATTTGGCCCTCAGGACCAGAGGTTTCAGCTTCCGGGTAATATAGGTTTTGATTGCCACTTAAATGGTACAGCTTCTCAGAAGAAAATGCAAGTTCATAAAAGTCTGCCTGATATATTAGTCGAACCTTCCCCAAATGAGCGGCATGAATTTGTGGTGACTCAATATATAAATGAGTTCCAGGTAAGAAAAGTCATTTTATACATGGAATTAAACACATTATTTATTATAAAAGTGCGTTTGATTTTTCATAGATGAGGAAGAACTATCTCTCCAAAGTATTGTGATGTATGATGAAAACAAGCAGGAACGGGAAGGGAGATTGTAAGAAACATTGTTTCCCATGGAATGTATTAACCATTCCTGGACATTTTGCTAAAACTTTGACAATTTAATAGAAgtattttcattaaaatgtcTCAGATAGTTGCTTCTTTATATGGGCTATATGAAAACAGGATTAGATTTATGTATCTTTAAAACATAAAATGAGTAACCTAATGATCTGCGTTGTAAAacagacatttttaatttttaacttttaatgaTTTTTTGTCTGCAGCCCATGGGTCTAATTGGTTAGGACAGTGTCCCATTAGTTGTGCCTGTTAATGCTTATGAGCATAAAAGaaatgcctgaaaaaaaaaaaaacaaccaccaagGACTCGGCTGTAGTAGGAAGCTTTGTGAGCTTTGCCTTTTGGGAATGGCTAAGCTTACAATGATTCAGAGATGCCTCATTAACAGCAGGCAGTTTTACAATTATATTTGCTCATCTTCATTAATGAGAATTTTTTAGTTAATGTCTACTGATTGCAGCTAGTGTGGTGACTTCCCAGGCCAGGCATGAATTTTGCAGCATCCTCAGGCATAGGAAATTAGTAAAGTAATTTTTAGCAACAAACTATTTCCTGTTTTGAAAGGGACGTATGATATTTGTCTTACTATGGAGTACTTTTTGCCCCATTGTAAGCATTTGGGGGTCAGTTCGCTCAGCTTCTGTAGAATCAAAGCTCCAACTAAAACAAACAACTTCCAGCGTAATCCAAATATGAACTGTTTGCATAGTTGTAGACAAAGTTACAGGAGCTCTACTGTTGCTCATAGCTTTGACAAGGTGCTATAGAGAGATTTGTAAGAGCATTGTCAGTTTGCACTTGCTGTTCAGCAGGCTGTGGGCAAGAATCAGGTCAGTTTCCACGCTGCTGTTCAGCCTGCTGTGGGCAAGAATTAGGTCAATTTCAcgctgctgctgtctgggaagGCTCTGAGCACTAGCAAAGGCAAACACTGAAGCCATTCACTTGGAAACAGGAGCCAAAAcagagagtgggggaagggttAGAGTAGCAGAGGCATTCATCTCATCCatcccagcagcctggggagtggTTAGATTAGTTGAGGCCCACCCACTTTTCCAACACCTGGAGGGGATTGTATTGGCCTCAAATTTATCTGACCCTTGCATGTTGAAGGTTGATTCAAAAGATTTATCTGAGCAAGGTCAGCAGAGAGCATCCTTCTTTTCTCAACACTTGGTCGACAGGAAAAGAAGATATTGGTCTTTGGTAAATAGGTTTAGTCGTCTGACTACTAGGTGTCTGATGAATTTGTAAAACAGGTAAGTGAAAGGGAATTAAGGGCATTTGTCAGGGTGGCAGATGGGGGAGAGACATCTTTTCTGTCATGAAAGGAACTCCTTCAGGCATTGTAGGTAGGAAAGAGAGACCAGAAACAGGAGAGCATGTGCAGAGAACAGCATCAGAATGTAATGGAAGTCATGGATGGGAAGAGAATGCGAGAAGCAAGAGGCAGGTTGAGTAAACAAGTTGGGTTTTTTCATGTACTATAtttaataaaattttaaaataacttaaacATAGAAGGGCCAGAATCGTAAGTGTAGTCATCAAAGCTTATAAACTTACATTTGGTCTAGGAAGAACTGACGTTTAGGACATTAGTTTTGGATGTAACAGCTATAGGTGTGAGAACAGTGCTTATTTTTTCATAAATAAGAAATCACACTGTAGGTTAGAATCATCACTGGCTGATCAGAAACTAAGCTATTCTATTACAAGTCCGCACTACCCTTGTCAAAGCATAGGCCTGGAACTAAGACCTGAGTTTAACCCGTTTAGTCtcaggtttgttttttaactaaaCAGTTTGCCGTTCCATGAGTTGGTTTCCCCACTGGTATGTTAGGGTAACAATTTTTATCTACCTCAGAAGTGCGTCCCGTgagtatttttaaatttttttgtttatttgtttcgTTTTTGTTTAAGCCCGTTATAAGAAACTTACTTGTGTGTGTTCCAGCGGCTACAGGCATTATTTTCATAAAACTACCACCAGAACTACAGTCTTATTCATTTTGCATAGAAATAAATGTGAAAGTTACCGTTTATATTTCCTTGACTTTTTCAGGGTGCTGATGGCCCACATAAACAGCAAATTAATAATGCAGAAACATACTTTGAAAATGCAAAGGTAGAATGTGCAGTACAAACTTGTCCAGAAATCTTACGAAAAGGTATATTTTTTGCTCTTTTTGACAGTTTTTATAACATTAAAAACTGAGATGCTGACCAGCTAATTAAACCTGTAGTGTATACAGTATTTCTAAACCTTCAAAATTTAAGCACATTTTAAGAAGTAATCCATAACAACATGATTGCTAAAGTGGCATTTCACATCAAACTGTTATTTTAAGGTGAAAAGCAAGTgtatgttttaaattattttacaaatAACACACAAATTAATGA
Coding sequences:
- the MMADHC gene encoding cobalamin trafficking protein CblD — translated: MAGVLCNRARLVTYLPGFYSLVRRIVNPKAFSTAGSSGSDEPYVAATPPDIYPRTVWPDEVMGPFGPQDQRFQLPGNIGFDCHLNGTASQKKMQVHKSLPDILVEPSPNERHEFVVTQYINEFQGADGPHKQQINNAETYFENAKVECAVQTCPEILRKDFESLFPEVTVKNVTVLTVTQKTNNDMTAWSQEVEDEREMLLENFINGAKEICYALCAEGYWADFIDPFSGQAFFGPYTNNTLFETDERYHHLGFCVDDLGCCKVIRHNLWGTHVVVGSIFTNADPDSSVVKKLSGN